The Helianthus annuus cultivar XRQ/B chromosome 16, HanXRQr2.0-SUNRISE, whole genome shotgun sequence genome includes a window with the following:
- the LOC110919404 gene encoding putative F-box only protein 15, producing MADLPVHTIVFEILTRVPAKDVGRSKSVCKQWYALLSTQDFVRIHCSRSLVSSNQRVLLIDDLTCSVHPIIFQSNDYGPSSIVTFPFHHQNNDVSILSHLNGLLCVCLNHTYELLLWNPTTTAFKHLSTPDSHGFYINNLDAIGLYVDADDDYKVLHIKRRSGVLGVYVYSREVDSWRNIPFITRQEYLSPHFNWSAGTFCGGTLYFTVCECWIGGTNVVICFDVNSEQFKEISFPPVPSTGMVQGVLVNVKNELHMFASTGMFEMTIDLWTLQGDYWIKVLSCPPIPPISLSLWCDITHYVTNGNWFVMTKLGKLFTIEMDMKPFECFYPVTWFRGFKGAVFVETIVSPSI from the coding sequence ATGGCTGACCTTCCTGTTCATACAATCGTGTTTGAGATATTAACGAGGGTGCCAGCGAAGGATGTAGGTCGTTCTAAGAGTGTATGTAAGCAATGGTACGCGTTACTGTCAACACAAGATTTCGTAAGGATACATTGTTCTCGCTCATTAGTTTCATCTAACCAGAGAGTTCTACTAATTGACGACCTAACATGCTCTGTTCATCCGATCATCTTTCAATCCAATGACTATGGGCCAAGCTCCATAGTTACATTTCCATTCCATCACCAAAATAATGATGTCTCAATACTTTCACATTTGAACGGATTGTTGTGTGTTTGCTTGAATCATACATACGAGCTGcttctttggaatccaacaacTACTGCTTTCAAGCATTTGTCAACCCCTGATTCTCATGGATTCTATATAAATAACCTTGATGCCATTGGTTTGTACGTTGACGCTGACGATGATTACAAGGTCTTGCATATAAAGCGTAGGAGTGGTGTACTTGGTGTCTATGTTTATTCTAGGGAAGTAGACTCTTGGAGAAATATTCCTTTCATAACAAGACAAGAGTACCTAAGCCCTCATTTCAATTGGTCAGCTGGCACATTTTGTGGTGGTACTCTATATTTCACTGTTTGCGAATGTTGGATTGGAGGTACGAATGTGGTGATTTGTTTTGATGTTAATTCGGAGCAGTTCAAGGAGATAAGCTTTCCACCTGTTCCTTCTACAGGAATGGTTCAAGGTGTTTTAGTGAATGTAAAAAATGAGCTTCACATGTTTGCTAGCACTGGCATGTTTGAGATGACAATTGACCTATGGACGCTACAAGGGGATTACTGGATTAAGGTCTTATCATGTCCTCCGATCCCCCCGATATCATTGTCATTGTGGTGCGATATAACACATTATGTGACAAATGGTAATTGGTTTGTGATGACTAAATTAGGGAAGTTGTTTACAATTGAAATGGATATGAAGCCCTTCGAATGTTTTTATCCCGTTACTTGGTTTCGAGGTTTTAAGGGTGCGGTGTTTGTGGAGACCATTGTTTCACCAAGTATTTAG